In one window of Nakamurella sp. PAMC28650 DNA:
- a CDS encoding ABC transporter permease: MRYVLRKVAFYAVAAWAAITLNFALPRLMPGSPVDALLARLQKTGGASGPAQREAIEAMLGVNGNQNIVDQYFSYWAHLVRGNFGTSVTFYPSSVGSVIRDSLPWTVFLIGVATVISSVLGVVLGTFVGWPRGTWLDSLVPSTTFLASVPYFWLALVLIYFFALKLGWFPLAGGYDVDNTEIGFYSDFIGSAVYHAVLPAITIIISSVGGWLLGMRNMMVTTLSEDYVVTAEAKGLRNGRILVSYAARNAVLPSVAGFAISLGFVVSGSIVAETVFSYPGIGFALLQAVQNNDYALMQGIFLIITLAVLGANLLVDLLYGVIDPRTRHVG, encoded by the coding sequence ATGAGATACGTCCTGCGAAAGGTCGCGTTCTACGCGGTGGCGGCCTGGGCGGCCATCACGTTGAACTTCGCCCTCCCGCGGTTGATGCCGGGCAGTCCGGTCGATGCCCTGCTGGCCCGCCTGCAGAAGACAGGCGGTGCCAGCGGGCCGGCCCAACGCGAGGCCATCGAGGCCATGCTGGGCGTCAACGGGAACCAGAACATCGTCGATCAGTACTTCTCGTACTGGGCTCATCTGGTCCGTGGGAATTTCGGTACCTCTGTCACCTTCTACCCCTCCTCGGTGGGCTCGGTGATCAGGGACTCCCTGCCCTGGACCGTGTTCCTGATCGGTGTGGCCACGGTGATCTCGTCCGTCCTGGGCGTGGTGCTGGGGACGTTCGTCGGGTGGCCACGGGGCACATGGCTCGATTCCCTGGTGCCCTCGACCACCTTCCTGGCCTCGGTTCCGTACTTCTGGCTCGCCCTGGTCCTAATCTACTTCTTCGCGCTCAAGCTGGGCTGGTTCCCGCTGGCCGGTGGCTACGACGTGGACAACACCGAGATCGGCTTCTACTCCGACTTCATCGGCAGCGCGGTCTACCACGCGGTGCTACCCGCCATCACCATCATCATCTCCTCGGTCGGGGGATGGCTGCTCGGGATGCGGAACATGATGGTGACGACGCTGTCCGAGGACTACGTCGTCACCGCGGAGGCCAAAGGTCTCCGCAACGGACGGATCCTGGTCAGCTACGCGGCCCGCAACGCGGTGCTGCCGTCGGTGGCCGGGTTCGCCATCTCCCTGGGCTTCGTGGTCAGTGGCTCGATCGTGGCGGAGACCGTCTTCTCCTATCCCGGAATCGGTTTCGCACTGCTGCAGGCCGTGCAGAACAACGACTACGCGCTCATGCAGGGGATCTTCCTGATCATCACCCTGGCCGTGCTCGGCGCGAACCTGCTCGTCGACCTGCTGTACGGAGTCATCGACCCGAGGACGCGACATGTCGGTTGA
- a CDS encoding ABC transporter substrate-binding protein: MATIGWSRRRGRTAVLAVAVFAALVMSSCSSSPKSQSSTPSGQSAASGSGTPAAAGSTTILNVNDGRSGSYTANFNPLQSTSVNSGAPGPMYETLYFFNQLRADPPMPMLATAYAWSDGGKTLTFTIRDGVKWTDGQPFTAADVAYSFQVLKDHKALNGNGIPFGTITATDSSHVKLTFTAPSYSNLWYIAGQTYMVPQHIFSKMADVVTDLNSQPVGTGPFMLQSFAPQVYVLKKNPGYWQAGKPQIAGLRFKAFSGNDSSLTSLIGGQIDWEGGFIADIDQVYASKGPNNKYINTPLFTTVLLPNLTKFPGNDPAVRQALNLALDRDGINKKAFSGLDTDANTALLLSPRDAKYLDPSVAAGAKIATDTAKAQTTLESAGWVKGSDGIYAKGGKKLSFPVEIPSGYSDWVAALQVMQQQLKAVGIDLRPTGVSNTAWNSDLNSGNFTFALQNLFGGPTPYYLYNTWLNTASQAPNGNNSARYSNPDVDKALATIAGTNDAAVQQKAYGVIQAQVVKDLPYIPIGQSSSLTEFKDGNTGGWPTASNLFAIPAPWAHPDLGIVAANLTAK, encoded by the coding sequence ATGGCGACCATCGGATGGTCACGGCGTCGCGGCCGTACGGCGGTGTTGGCAGTCGCAGTCTTCGCCGCACTGGTGATGTCGAGTTGCAGCAGCAGTCCAAAGTCGCAGAGTTCGACGCCCAGCGGTCAATCCGCCGCGTCGGGTTCGGGCACTCCGGCAGCGGCCGGGAGCACGACGATCCTGAACGTCAACGACGGTCGCAGCGGCTCCTACACCGCCAACTTCAATCCCCTGCAGTCGACCAGCGTCAACTCGGGCGCGCCCGGTCCCATGTACGAGACCCTCTACTTCTTCAACCAGTTGCGGGCCGATCCGCCCATGCCGATGCTGGCCACGGCCTACGCCTGGTCCGACGGCGGGAAAACGCTGACCTTCACCATCCGCGACGGCGTCAAGTGGACGGACGGACAGCCATTCACGGCCGCTGACGTCGCCTACTCCTTCCAGGTCCTGAAGGACCACAAGGCGTTGAACGGCAACGGTATTCCGTTCGGCACCATCACGGCCACCGACTCGAGCCACGTCAAGCTCACCTTCACGGCTCCGTCGTACTCGAACCTCTGGTACATCGCCGGGCAGACGTACATGGTGCCCCAGCACATCTTCTCCAAGATGGCCGATGTGGTGACCGACCTCAACTCCCAGCCGGTGGGCACCGGCCCGTTCATGTTGCAGTCCTTCGCCCCGCAGGTCTACGTGCTGAAGAAGAATCCCGGCTACTGGCAGGCCGGCAAGCCACAGATCGCCGGGTTGCGGTTCAAGGCGTTCTCGGGCAACGACTCTTCGCTCACCAGCCTGATCGGGGGCCAGATCGATTGGGAGGGCGGATTCATCGCCGACATCGACCAGGTCTACGCGAGCAAGGGGCCCAACAACAAATACATCAACACGCCACTGTTCACCACCGTGCTGCTCCCCAATCTGACCAAGTTCCCCGGCAACGACCCGGCGGTCAGGCAGGCGCTCAACCTGGCCCTGGACCGGGACGGCATCAACAAGAAGGCGTTCTCCGGACTGGACACCGACGCCAACACCGCCCTGCTGCTCTCCCCCCGGGACGCCAAGTACCTCGACCCGTCGGTCGCCGCCGGCGCCAAGATCGCCACCGACACCGCAAAGGCGCAGACCACGTTGGAATCCGCCGGCTGGGTCAAGGGGTCCGACGGCATCTACGCGAAGGGCGGGAAGAAACTCTCCTTCCCGGTGGAGATTCCCTCCGGATACTCGGACTGGGTCGCCGCACTGCAGGTGATGCAGCAGCAGCTGAAAGCCGTCGGTATCGATCTGCGCCCGACCGGTGTCTCCAACACCGCCTGGAACAGCGATCTGAACAGCGGCAACTTCACCTTCGCGCTGCAGAACCTCTTCGGTGGACCGACGCCGTACTACCTCTACAACACCTGGCTCAACACGGCGAGCCAGGCGCCGAACGGCAACAACTCGGCCCGATACTCCAACCCGGACGTCGACAAGGCCCTGGCCACCATCGCCGGGACCAACGATGCGGCCGTCCAGCAGAAGGCGTACGGCGTGATCCAGGCGCAGGTGGTCAAGGACCTTCCCTACATTCCGATCGGGCAGTCCAGTTCGCTGACCGAATTCAAGGACGGAAACACGGGCGGGTGGCCGACTGCATCCAATCTGTTCGCCATTCCGGCACCGTGGGCCCACCCTGACCTGGGCATCGTCGCAGCCAACCTCACCGCCAAGTAG
- a CDS encoding IS1380 family transposase produces MRLLHAWKPDAATFDDQNLVSAAGLVPVLALAERTQLPELVGRQLRFDSERIASAAANPVGKIMSIIAGMLTGADSIADLQIIRSGGSQKLFGAVYAPSTLGMFLREFTHGHTRQLSAVLARHLLALTRRTGVLAGIDVQAFIDIDSLLRPVYGHAKQGASFGHTKIANRQVLRKGLSPLVTTISTAIAAPVIAGVRLRAGKAGSGRGAASMVTEAINLALAAGAKPATILVRGDSAYGYSDVIAAVLRAGAKFSFVLTKNKAVNRAIGAIPADAWTPVRYPGAVIDPDTGEWISDAEVAEISYTLLAGTGKATTARLIVRRVKDRNHLDELFPVWRYHPFFTNSTETVTDADITHRQHAIIESVFADLIDGPWAHQPSGHFPANCAWTILGAIAHNLLRAAGTCIDTAHAVARGATLRRRLINVPARIARPQGRRILHLPTHHPHQRQWKQLWDNVFSPPHQQSSAA; encoded by the coding sequence GTGAGATTGTTGCACGCCTGGAAACCAGATGCAGCGACGTTCGACGATCAGAATCTGGTGTCGGCGGCCGGGCTGGTCCCGGTGCTGGCGCTGGCCGAACGGACCCAGCTGCCGGAACTGGTCGGCCGGCAGCTCCGGTTCGACTCCGAACGGATCGCCTCAGCGGCGGCGAACCCCGTCGGGAAGATCATGTCGATCATCGCCGGGATGCTGACCGGCGCCGACTCCATCGCCGATCTGCAGATCATCCGCTCTGGCGGATCGCAGAAACTGTTCGGCGCGGTCTACGCACCTTCGACATTGGGGATGTTCCTGCGGGAATTCACCCACGGACACACCCGCCAATTGTCGGCGGTCCTGGCCCGGCACCTGCTGGCCCTGACCCGGCGGACCGGGGTGCTGGCCGGCATCGATGTGCAGGCGTTCATCGACATCGACTCGCTGCTACGACCGGTCTACGGACACGCCAAACAGGGCGCCAGCTTCGGGCACACCAAGATCGCCAACCGGCAGGTGTTGCGCAAAGGACTCTCACCGCTGGTCACCACCATCAGCACCGCGATCGCCGCACCGGTGATCGCCGGGGTCCGCCTGCGGGCCGGGAAAGCCGGATCCGGGCGGGGCGCCGCCTCCATGGTCACCGAAGCGATCAACCTGGCCCTCGCCGCTGGTGCCAAGCCGGCGACCATCCTGGTCCGCGGCGATTCGGCCTACGGCTACAGCGATGTCATCGCGGCGGTCCTGCGAGCCGGCGCCAAGTTCTCGTTCGTGCTCACCAAGAACAAAGCAGTCAACCGGGCCATCGGCGCCATCCCGGCCGACGCGTGGACGCCGGTACGGTATCCCGGCGCCGTCATCGACCCGGACACCGGAGAATGGATCTCCGACGCCGAAGTCGCCGAGATCAGCTACACCCTGCTGGCCGGCACCGGAAAGGCCACCACCGCCCGGCTGATCGTCCGCCGCGTCAAAGACCGCAACCACCTCGACGAACTGTTCCCCGTCTGGCGCTACCACCCCTTTTTCACCAACAGCACCGAAACAGTGACCGACGCCGACATCACCCACCGCCAACACGCCATCATCGAATCGGTGTTCGCCGACCTGATCGACGGGCCCTGGGCCCACCAGCCCTCCGGCCACTTTCCGGCGAACTGCGCCTGGACCATCCTGGGCGCTATCGCCCACAACCTGCTCCGCGCCGCCGGCACCTGCATCGACACCGCCCACGCCGTCGCGCGAGGAGCGACGCTGCGGCGTCGGCTGATCAACGTCCCCGCCCGGATCGCCCGACCCCAAGGCCGCCGCATCCTGCACCTACCCACCCACCACCCCCACCAACGTCAGTGGAAACAGCTATGGGACAACGTGTTCAGCCCGCCGCACCAACAATCGTCCGCAGCCTGA
- a CDS encoding ROK family transcriptional regulator, with protein MTGGANLPLVSSYNRSVVLDAIRSAHDLSRVELAAMTGLTGATVSNIVRRLIDEQYVVEMGQSASTGGKPRTLLRINPTGGYAVGVQIDVDTTTSVLTDLLGAPLGRQRTAAGQTSRPATVIAHVARDVRRLVQDAGIDPRRVVGVGVATPGPIDHARGMVLNPPNMGRWQNVPLREELERLLHPWPVLVDNDATVAAMGERWAGGALSSNNFACIYMGTGIGAGIFVGGQVCRGTSSNSGEIGHISLDPLGELCFCGNRGCVELFSAPPAVVAAARARVGAGTGAALRLTGTSVRQDYARIGQAVQRGDPLAVELISRAADFLGYAVVTLTNLFDLDLVVLAGPAFARVGPLFLHAVQRELAAKSLARDSHAVEVRLSEIAEDVGSIGAASLVLHSEFAPRLISLKSRTG; from the coding sequence ATGACGGGCGGCGCGAACCTTCCCCTGGTCAGCAGCTACAACCGCAGCGTCGTGCTGGATGCGATCCGTTCCGCACACGATCTCAGTCGGGTCGAGCTGGCCGCGATGACCGGACTGACCGGGGCCACCGTTTCCAACATCGTCCGCCGCCTGATCGACGAGCAGTACGTGGTCGAGATGGGTCAGAGCGCGTCGACCGGGGGCAAGCCCAGAACCCTGCTCCGGATCAATCCCACCGGTGGCTACGCGGTGGGTGTGCAGATCGACGTGGACACCACGACATCGGTGTTGACCGACCTGCTGGGCGCGCCGCTGGGGCGGCAACGGACCGCGGCCGGCCAGACCAGTCGCCCGGCGACGGTGATCGCCCACGTCGCCCGGGACGTGCGGCGCCTGGTCCAGGACGCCGGAATCGACCCTCGGAGGGTGGTCGGGGTCGGCGTCGCCACGCCAGGACCGATCGACCATGCCAGGGGCATGGTGCTCAACCCGCCCAACATGGGCCGGTGGCAGAACGTGCCGCTGCGCGAGGAATTGGAGCGGCTGCTGCATCCCTGGCCGGTGCTGGTCGACAACGATGCCACCGTCGCCGCCATGGGCGAGCGTTGGGCGGGTGGAGCGTTGTCCAGCAACAACTTCGCCTGCATCTACATGGGGACCGGTATCGGCGCCGGGATCTTCGTGGGCGGCCAGGTCTGCCGTGGCACGTCGTCGAACTCGGGCGAGATCGGCCACATCTCGCTGGATCCGCTCGGCGAACTGTGTTTCTGCGGCAACCGGGGCTGCGTGGAGCTGTTCAGCGCCCCTCCGGCAGTGGTCGCCGCGGCCCGGGCCAGGGTGGGTGCCGGTACGGGAGCCGCGCTGAGGTTGACGGGCACCAGTGTCCGACAGGATTACGCCCGCATCGGTCAGGCCGTGCAACGTGGCGATCCGCTTGCGGTCGAACTGATCTCGCGGGCCGCGGATTTTCTGGGCTATGCGGTGGTCACCCTGACCAACCTGTTCGATCTCGACCTGGTGGTACTGGCCGGACCGGCGTTCGCCCGGGTCGGGCCGCTGTTCCTGCATGCGGTGCAGCGAGAACTCGCGGCCAAGTCATTGGCCAGGGACAGTCATGCCGTCGAGGTCCGGCTGTCGGAGATCGCCGAGGACGTCGGGTCGATCGGCGCCGCATCCCTGGTCCTGCACAGCGAGTTCGCTCCCAGGCTGATCAGTCTGAAGAGCAGAACCGGCTGA
- a CDS encoding cellulase family glycosylhydrolase: MTRSFRPADAGASGIQPESAAAQADSASDSGTGTSRRRLLAGAGVMSLAGLAATMVDNGSASASVPATPTVPSVEGAAAASPWPKLKFVGARHGQFQLNGKPWHWGGTNCYYLHAQSHYMIDSMLNDAKAMSMQVVRAWAFFDGNTIGALQTGPYEYDEANFDSLDYAVYKAGQLGIRLVLPLVNNWPDYGGMQQYVKWFLDLPDDSYAAAVNHDRFYSDTQIRRCYLAYAAHVINRRNRYTGLRYKDDPTIMTWELANEPRNRSDPSGKTILRWADEVSRAIKHLAPRQLVAIGDEGMGLSTGSTDYPYSTYEGNRWLALSSLKAVDYATVHLYPQGWGRNASNGVDAIAWGSKWISDHIALGRTTLNKPVVIEEFGLKIEAATGIPDAATRDRGYDAWLTEVEASGGAATQFWILTALTDAGIPYGDYDGFRVVYPSDTATLLTRHALTLGTTVH, from the coding sequence ATGACCAGATCGTTCCGTCCGGCGGACGCCGGCGCTTCCGGTATTCAGCCCGAGAGTGCCGCAGCACAAGCGGATTCCGCCTCCGATTCCGGCACCGGGACGTCCCGGCGCAGACTGCTGGCCGGCGCCGGAGTGATGAGCCTGGCCGGATTGGCCGCGACCATGGTCGACAACGGGTCGGCGTCCGCATCGGTCCCCGCGACCCCGACGGTCCCCTCGGTCGAAGGTGCGGCGGCGGCGTCCCCATGGCCGAAGCTGAAATTCGTCGGCGCCCGTCATGGCCAGTTCCAGCTGAACGGCAAACCGTGGCACTGGGGCGGGACCAACTGCTACTACCTGCACGCGCAGTCGCACTACATGATCGACAGCATGCTGAATGACGCGAAGGCCATGTCCATGCAGGTGGTGCGGGCCTGGGCGTTCTTCGACGGCAATACGATCGGCGCATTGCAGACCGGGCCCTACGAATACGACGAAGCGAATTTCGATTCCCTGGACTACGCCGTGTACAAGGCCGGTCAGCTGGGTATCCGGCTCGTGCTGCCCCTGGTCAACAACTGGCCCGACTACGGAGGCATGCAGCAGTACGTCAAGTGGTTCCTGGACCTCCCCGACGACAGCTACGCAGCGGCGGTGAACCACGACCGCTTCTACTCCGACACCCAGATCCGCCGCTGCTACCTCGCGTACGCCGCTCACGTGATCAACCGGCGGAACCGTTACACCGGCCTGCGCTACAAGGACGACCCGACCATCATGACGTGGGAGCTCGCCAACGAACCCCGGAATCGATCCGATCCGAGCGGGAAGACCATCCTGCGGTGGGCGGACGAGGTGAGCCGCGCCATCAAACATCTGGCGCCCCGGCAGTTGGTGGCCATCGGCGACGAGGGCATGGGTCTGAGCACCGGGAGCACCGACTACCCCTACAGCACCTACGAGGGCAACCGCTGGCTGGCGCTGAGCTCGCTGAAGGCAGTGGACTACGCGACGGTCCACCTCTACCCACAGGGTTGGGGCCGCAATGCGTCGAACGGTGTCGATGCGATCGCCTGGGGCAGCAAGTGGATCAGCGACCACATCGCCCTGGGCCGGACCACCCTGAACAAGCCGGTGGTGATCGAGGAGTTCGGGCTCAAGATCGAGGCGGCCACCGGCATTCCAGATGCTGCGACGCGCGACCGGGGCTACGACGCCTGGCTCACCGAGGTGGAGGCCTCCGGCGGGGCCGCCACCCAGTTCTGGATCCTGACGGCCCTGACGGACGCCGGTATCCCCTACGGCGACTACGACGGGTTCCGGGTGGTCTATCCCAGCGACACGGCAACCCTGCTGACGCGTCACGCCCTGACGCTGGGGACCACGGTGCACTGA
- a CDS encoding cytochrome ubiquinol oxidase subunit I, protein MDSLALARWQFGITTVYHYLFIPISIGLSLFIAILETGWVRTRNVKYLRAAKFWGKLFLINFAIGVVTGIVQEFQFGMNWSNYSRFVGDVFGAPLAMEALLAFFMESTFLGLWIFGWDKLSPRLHVACMWLVALGTSASAYFILAANSFMQHPVGYRIDPVTKHAKMTDIGAVLFQKLQIYTFAHVILACVLTGAVLVTGVSAWFLMRKRDIDIFRPCLRIGLVGMLIGSVAVLISGDLQAKVMTDVQPMKMAAAEALYNTSQPASFSVVTVGTLDGAHEVWSIRIPDVLSFMATGSFGGKVEGINDVQAQYTQLYGPGDYRPDVPVTYWMFRLMVGAGLVLLVVSIVGLWLTRRGRMPTSKWVWRLAMLSIVGPYVGNASGWVFTELGRQPWTVVGLFKTADSLSPNVSAGEVLTSLIVFTALYGVLAVVETRLFVKFAKAGPISEKEALDSVTLRPPDDPDDVDNADADEDPADSERVLTFAY, encoded by the coding sequence ATGGACTCCCTCGCTCTGGCCAGATGGCAGTTCGGCATCACCACCGTCTACCACTACCTGTTCATCCCGATCTCGATCGGGCTCTCGCTGTTCATCGCGATCCTGGAGACCGGTTGGGTGCGCACCCGGAACGTGAAGTATCTGCGGGCCGCCAAGTTCTGGGGCAAGTTGTTCCTGATCAACTTCGCCATCGGCGTCGTCACCGGGATCGTGCAGGAATTCCAGTTCGGGATGAACTGGTCGAACTACTCCCGGTTCGTCGGTGACGTGTTCGGCGCGCCGCTGGCCATGGAGGCGCTCCTGGCGTTCTTCATGGAGTCGACCTTCCTCGGACTGTGGATCTTCGGGTGGGACAAGCTCTCGCCGCGTCTGCACGTGGCCTGCATGTGGTTGGTCGCGTTGGGCACCTCGGCATCGGCGTACTTCATCCTGGCGGCCAACTCGTTCATGCAGCACCCGGTCGGCTACCGGATCGACCCGGTGACCAAGCACGCCAAGATGACCGACATCGGGGCGGTGCTGTTCCAGAAGCTCCAGATCTACACCTTCGCCCACGTCATCCTCGCGTGCGTCCTGACCGGGGCCGTTCTGGTCACCGGGGTGTCGGCCTGGTTCCTGATGCGCAAGAGGGACATCGACATCTTCCGGCCCTGCCTGCGGATCGGTCTGGTCGGCATGTTGATCGGCTCGGTCGCGGTGCTGATCTCCGGTGACCTGCAGGCCAAGGTGATGACCGATGTCCAGCCGATGAAGATGGCTGCCGCAGAAGCGCTCTACAACACGTCGCAACCGGCGTCCTTCTCGGTGGTCACCGTCGGCACGCTCGACGGGGCGCACGAGGTCTGGTCGATCCGCATCCCGGACGTGCTGTCGTTCATGGCGACCGGCAGCTTCGGCGGCAAGGTCGAGGGCATCAACGACGTGCAGGCCCAGTACACCCAGCTCTACGGCCCGGGTGACTACCGGCCGGACGTGCCGGTGACGTACTGGATGTTCCGTCTGATGGTCGGTGCCGGACTGGTCCTGCTGGTCGTCTCGATCGTCGGGCTGTGGCTGACCAGGCGCGGGCGGATGCCGACGTCCAAGTGGGTCTGGCGGCTGGCCATGCTGTCGATCGTCGGCCCCTACGTGGGAAACGCGTCCGGCTGGGTGTTCACCGAGCTGGGTCGTCAGCCCTGGACGGTGGTCGGCCTGTTCAAGACAGCGGATTCGTTGTCACCCAACGTGTCTGCCGGTGAGGTTCTGACGTCGCTGATCGTCTTCACGGCGCTCTACGGCGTGCTTGCGGTGGTCGAGACGCGCCTGTTCGTCAAGTTCGCCAAGGCCGGCCCGATCAGCGAGAAGGAGGCGCTCGACTCGGTGACCCTGCGTCCGCCGGACGACCCGGACGACGTCGACAACGCTGACGCCGACGAGGATCCCGCAGATTCCGAGCGTGTCCTGACCTTTGCGTACTGA
- the cydB gene encoding cytochrome d ubiquinol oxidase subunit II: protein MWLNQLWFVLIAVLWIGYFVLEGFDFGVGALLWIVGRDERGRRVLINTIGPVWDGNEVWLLTAGGATFAAFPEWYATLFSGFYLPLLIILVCLIVRGVAFEYRGKGDSDKWRRNWDLAILVSSWLPALLWGVAFGNIVRGVPLDAGHNFTGNLFTLLNPFSLMMGATTLLLFLTHGAIYLALKTTDEVRARARSVAVRAGGAAVAVMLVTLSWEQGIRGSAVSAVVAALAVIALAGAWWLTRRGRDGWAFLASAVSTLLLVVGWFAALHPAVMPSTTDPAGTLTLTSAASGHYTLVVMSWVALALVPFVVAYQAWSYWVFRRRISTRQMPSSPTRASTTHPTTDLTDLTTPRDRVSG from the coding sequence ATGTGGTTGAACCAGTTGTGGTTCGTCCTGATCGCGGTCCTGTGGATCGGGTACTTCGTGCTGGAGGGTTTCGACTTCGGGGTCGGTGCGCTGCTGTGGATCGTCGGTCGGGACGAACGCGGCCGACGGGTGCTGATCAACACCATCGGGCCGGTCTGGGACGGTAACGAGGTCTGGCTGCTCACCGCCGGTGGCGCCACCTTCGCGGCATTCCCGGAGTGGTACGCCACCTTGTTCTCCGGCTTCTACCTTCCGTTGCTGATCATCCTGGTGTGCCTGATCGTCCGGGGCGTCGCCTTCGAGTACCGCGGCAAGGGTGATTCCGACAAGTGGCGTCGCAACTGGGATCTCGCGATCCTGGTGTCGTCGTGGCTGCCCGCCCTGCTCTGGGGCGTCGCCTTCGGCAACATCGTCCGGGGGGTGCCGCTGGACGCCGGCCACAACTTCACCGGCAATCTGTTCACCCTGCTCAACCCGTTCTCGCTGATGATGGGCGCCACCACGCTGCTGCTGTTCCTCACCCACGGCGCCATCTATCTGGCCCTCAAGACGACCGACGAGGTCAGGGCACGGGCGCGTTCGGTGGCGGTGCGCGCCGGCGGCGCGGCCGTTGCGGTCATGCTGGTGACGCTGTCCTGGGAGCAGGGCATCCGGGGGAGCGCGGTGAGTGCCGTCGTCGCGGCGCTGGCCGTCATCGCTCTGGCCGGTGCCTGGTGGCTGACCAGGCGTGGCCGGGACGGATGGGCCTTCCTCGCCTCTGCCGTGTCCACCCTGTTGCTGGTGGTCGGCTGGTTCGCGGCCCTGCATCCGGCGGTGATGCCCTCGACCACCGATCCCGCCGGGACCCTGACGCTGACCAGTGCGGCGTCCGGGCACTACACGCTGGTCGTGATGAGCTGGGTGGCGCTCGCACTCGTCCCGTTCGTCGTCGCCTACCAGGCCTGGAGCTACTGGGTGTTCCGCCGGCGGATCTCCACCCGGCAGATGCCGTCCTCGCCGACCCGTGCCTCGACGACGCACCCGACCACAGATCTCACGGACCTGACGACGCCCAGGGATCGCGTGTCCGGGTGA